A single Anomalospiza imberbis isolate Cuckoo-Finch-1a 21T00152 chromosome 15, ASM3175350v1, whole genome shotgun sequence DNA region contains:
- the HNRNPH1 gene encoding heterogeneous nuclear ribonucleoprotein H isoform X15, which yields MDPCHTEETEGEIPGLGFSDRSEQIVSRGVASAFETATTEAETEQSLTPNVMLNTESSEGYVVKVRGLPWSCSTEEVQRFFSDCKILNGALGIRFIYTREGRPSGEAFAELESEEDVKLALKKDRETMGHRYVEVFKSNNVEMDWVLKHTGPNSPDTANDGFVRLRGLPFGCSKEEIVQFFSGLEIVPNGITLPVDFQGRSTGEAFVQFASQEIAEKALKKHKERIGHRYIEIFKSSRAEVRTHYDPPRKLLAMQRPGPYDRPGLTRGYNSLGRGSSLERMRRGAYGGGMSDHRYGDGSSTFQSTTGHCVHMRGLPYRATENDIYNFFSPLNPVRVHIEIGPDGRVTGEADVEFATHEDAVAAMSKDKANMQHRYVELFLNSTAGGTGGAYGSQMMGAMVKESEGVVQDWNTSTLPGSQSSYGAPGNQQLSGGYGGGYGGQSSMSGYDPGSQGAMNSSYYSSGNRASMGVNGMGGMSNMSNMSGGWGM from the exons ATGGACCCTTGTCACACCGAGGAGACCGAGGGCGAGATCCCCGGCTTGG GCTTCAGTGACCGAAGCGAGCAGATTGTTTCACGTGGGGTAGCGTCAGCCTTTGAAACTG CAACCACAGAAGCAGAGACAGAGCAGAGCCTCACCCCCAATGTGATGCTGAACACAGAGAGCAGCGAAGGATATGTGGTGAAAGTCCGGGGGCTGCCTTGGTCTTGCTCCACCGAAGAGGTGCAGAGGTTCTTCTCTG ATTGCAAAATTCTGAATGGGGCTTTGGGTATCCGTTTCATCTACACCAGAGAGGGCAGACCAAGTGGAGAAGCATTTGCTGAACTTGAGTCAGAGGAGGATGTGAAATTGGCCCTGAAAAAAGACAGAGAAACAATGGGACACAGATACGTTGAAG TTTTCAAGTCAAACAACGTTGAAATGGATTGGGTTCTGAAGCATACTGGTCCAAACAGCCCTGATACAGCTAATGATGGTTTTGTACGTCTTAGAGGACTCCCATTTGGCTGTAGTAAAGAAGAAATTGTACAGTTTTTTTCAG GGTTGGAAATCGTGCCAAATGGGATAACATTGCCGGTGGACTTCCAGGGGAGGAGTACGGGGGAGGCCTTCGTGCAGTTTGCTTCACAGGAAATAGCTGAAAAGGCTCTAAAGAAACACAAGGAAAGAATAGGGCACAG GTACATTGAGATCTTCAAGAGTAGCCGAGCAGAAGTGCGCACTCACTACGACCCTCCCCGCAAGCTGTTGGCCATGCAGAGACCTGGTCCGTACGACAGGCCCGGCCTGACGCGCGGATACAACAGTCTGGGTAGAGGAAGTAGCTTGGAGAGAATGAGGCGTGGAGCCTACGGAGGAG GGATGTCGGACCACAGGTACGGCGACGGATCGTCCACCTTCCAGAGCACGACCGGCCACTGCGTCCACATGCGAGGTCTGCCCTACAGAGCCACGGAGAACGACATCTACAAC TTCTTCTCACCTCTGAACCCTGTAAGAGTACACATTGAAATTGGACCAGATGGCAGAGTAACTGGAGAGGCAGATGTCGAATTTGCTACTCATGAGGACGCAGTGGCTGCTATGTCCAAAGACAAAGCAAATATGC AACACAGATATGTAGAACTCTTCCTGAATTCTACAGCAGGAGGAACTGGTGGTGCCTATGGCAGTCAGATGATGGGAGCAATGG TCAAGGAGTCGGAAGGGGTAGTCCAAGATTGGAACACTAGCACATTGCCAG GGAGCCAATCCAGTTACGGTGCTCCAGGCAACCAGCAGCTGAGTGGGGGTTATGGAGGAGGATATGGAGGTCAAAGCAGCATGAGTGGCTATG ACCCCGGGAGCCAGGGCGCCATGAACAGCAGCTACTACAGCAGTGGGAACCGCGCATCCATGGGAGTGAACGGCATGGGCGGCATGTCCAACATGTCCAACATGAGTGGTGGCTGGGGAATGTAA
- the HNRNPH1 gene encoding heterogeneous nuclear ribonucleoprotein H isoform X7, with protein MDPCHTEETEGEIPGLGFSDRSEQIVSRGVASAFETATTEAETEQSLTPNVMLNTESSEGYVVKVRGLPWSCSTEEVQRFFSDCKILNGALGIRFIYTREGRPSGEAFAELESEEDVKLALKKDRETMGHRYVEVFKSNNVEMDWVLKHTGPNSPDTANDGFVRLRGLPFGCSKEEIVQFFSGLEIVPNGITLPVDFQGRSTGEAFVQFASQEIAEKALKKHKERIGHRYIEIFKSSRAEVRTHYDPPRKLLAMQRPGPYDRPGLTRGYNSLGRGSSLERMRRGAYGGGMSDHRYGDGSSTFQSTTGHCVHMRGLPYRATENDIYNFFSPLNPVRVHIEIGPDGRVTGEADVEFATHEDAVAAMSKDKANMQHRYVELFLNSTAGGTGGAYGSQMMGAMVKESEGVVQDWNTSTLPAQVLNACCSYASKTDTLLTPSWAGFGDEGMSLETPSLSLSMLNFPWCEQGSQSSYGAPGNQQLSGGYGGGYGGQSSMSGYDPGSQGAMNSSYYSSGNRASMGVNGMGGMSNMSNMSGGWGM; from the exons ATGGACCCTTGTCACACCGAGGAGACCGAGGGCGAGATCCCCGGCTTGG GCTTCAGTGACCGAAGCGAGCAGATTGTTTCACGTGGGGTAGCGTCAGCCTTTGAAACTG CAACCACAGAAGCAGAGACAGAGCAGAGCCTCACCCCCAATGTGATGCTGAACACAGAGAGCAGCGAAGGATATGTGGTGAAAGTCCGGGGGCTGCCTTGGTCTTGCTCCACCGAAGAGGTGCAGAGGTTCTTCTCTG ATTGCAAAATTCTGAATGGGGCTTTGGGTATCCGTTTCATCTACACCAGAGAGGGCAGACCAAGTGGAGAAGCATTTGCTGAACTTGAGTCAGAGGAGGATGTGAAATTGGCCCTGAAAAAAGACAGAGAAACAATGGGACACAGATACGTTGAAG TTTTCAAGTCAAACAACGTTGAAATGGATTGGGTTCTGAAGCATACTGGTCCAAACAGCCCTGATACAGCTAATGATGGTTTTGTACGTCTTAGAGGACTCCCATTTGGCTGTAGTAAAGAAGAAATTGTACAGTTTTTTTCAG GGTTGGAAATCGTGCCAAATGGGATAACATTGCCGGTGGACTTCCAGGGGAGGAGTACGGGGGAGGCCTTCGTGCAGTTTGCTTCACAGGAAATAGCTGAAAAGGCTCTAAAGAAACACAAGGAAAGAATAGGGCACAG GTACATTGAGATCTTCAAGAGTAGCCGAGCAGAAGTGCGCACTCACTACGACCCTCCCCGCAAGCTGTTGGCCATGCAGAGACCTGGTCCGTACGACAGGCCCGGCCTGACGCGCGGATACAACAGTCTGGGTAGAGGAAGTAGCTTGGAGAGAATGAGGCGTGGAGCCTACGGAGGAG GGATGTCGGACCACAGGTACGGCGACGGATCGTCCACCTTCCAGAGCACGACCGGCCACTGCGTCCACATGCGAGGTCTGCCCTACAGAGCCACGGAGAACGACATCTACAAC TTCTTCTCACCTCTGAACCCTGTAAGAGTACACATTGAAATTGGACCAGATGGCAGAGTAACTGGAGAGGCAGATGTCGAATTTGCTACTCATGAGGACGCAGTGGCTGCTATGTCCAAAGACAAAGCAAATATGC AACACAGATATGTAGAACTCTTCCTGAATTCTACAGCAGGAGGAACTGGTGGTGCCTATGGCAGTCAGATGATGGGAGCAATGG TCAAGGAGTCGGAAGGGGTAGTCCAAGATTGGAACACTAGCACATTGCCAG CACAAGTCTTAAATGCCTGTTGCAGTTATGCCTCTAAGACAGATACCCTCCTGACACCCAGCTGGGCTGGTTTCGGAGATGAAG GGATGTCTTTAGAAACCCCATCACTTTCCTTGAGCATGTTAAACTTCCCTTGGTGTGAGCAAG GGAGCCAATCCAGTTACGGTGCTCCAGGCAACCAGCAGCTGAGTGGGGGTTATGGAGGAGGATATGGAGGTCAAAGCAGCATGAGTGGCTATG ACCCCGGGAGCCAGGGCGCCATGAACAGCAGCTACTACAGCAGTGGGAACCGCGCATCCATGGGAGTGAACGGCATGGGCGGCATGTCCAACATGTCCAACATGAGTGGTGGCTGGGGAATGTAA
- the HNRNPH1 gene encoding heterogeneous nuclear ribonucleoprotein H isoform X11, whose translation MDPCHTEETEGEIPGLGFSDRSEQIVSRGVASAFETATTEAETEQSLTPNVMLNTESSEGYVVKVRGLPWSCSTEEVQRFFSDCKILNGALGIRFIYTREGRPSGEAFAELESEEDVKLALKKDRETMGHRYVEVFKSNNVEMDWVLKHTGPNSPDTANDGFVRLRGLPFGCSKEEIVQFFSGLEIVPNGITLPVDFQGRSTGEAFVQFASQEIAEKALKKHKERIGHRYIEIFKSSRAEVRTHYDPPRKLLAMQRPGPYDRPGLTRGYNSLGRGSSLERMRRGAYGGGYGGYDDYNGYNDGYGFGSDRFGRGMSDHRYGDGSSTFQSTTGHCVHMRGLPYRATENDIYNFFSPLNPVRVHIEIGPDGRVTGEADVEFATHEDAVAAMSKDKANMQHRYVELFLNSTAGGTGGAYGSQMMGAMVKESEGVVQDWNTSTLPGSQSSYGAPGNQQLSGGYGGGYGGQSSMSGYDPGSQGAMNSSYYSSGNRASMGVNGMGGMSNMSNMSGGWGM comes from the exons ATGGACCCTTGTCACACCGAGGAGACCGAGGGCGAGATCCCCGGCTTGG GCTTCAGTGACCGAAGCGAGCAGATTGTTTCACGTGGGGTAGCGTCAGCCTTTGAAACTG CAACCACAGAAGCAGAGACAGAGCAGAGCCTCACCCCCAATGTGATGCTGAACACAGAGAGCAGCGAAGGATATGTGGTGAAAGTCCGGGGGCTGCCTTGGTCTTGCTCCACCGAAGAGGTGCAGAGGTTCTTCTCTG ATTGCAAAATTCTGAATGGGGCTTTGGGTATCCGTTTCATCTACACCAGAGAGGGCAGACCAAGTGGAGAAGCATTTGCTGAACTTGAGTCAGAGGAGGATGTGAAATTGGCCCTGAAAAAAGACAGAGAAACAATGGGACACAGATACGTTGAAG TTTTCAAGTCAAACAACGTTGAAATGGATTGGGTTCTGAAGCATACTGGTCCAAACAGCCCTGATACAGCTAATGATGGTTTTGTACGTCTTAGAGGACTCCCATTTGGCTGTAGTAAAGAAGAAATTGTACAGTTTTTTTCAG GGTTGGAAATCGTGCCAAATGGGATAACATTGCCGGTGGACTTCCAGGGGAGGAGTACGGGGGAGGCCTTCGTGCAGTTTGCTTCACAGGAAATAGCTGAAAAGGCTCTAAAGAAACACAAGGAAAGAATAGGGCACAG GTACATTGAGATCTTCAAGAGTAGCCGAGCAGAAGTGCGCACTCACTACGACCCTCCCCGCAAGCTGTTGGCCATGCAGAGACCTGGTCCGTACGACAGGCCCGGCCTGACGCGCGGATACAACAGTCTGGGTAGAGGAAGTAGCTTGGAGAGAATGAGGCGTGGAGCCTACGGAGGAG GTTATGGAGGTTATGATGACTACAATGGGTATAATGATGGCTATGGGTTTGGTTCTGATAGATTTGGAAGAG GGATGTCGGACCACAGGTACGGCGACGGATCGTCCACCTTCCAGAGCACGACCGGCCACTGCGTCCACATGCGAGGTCTGCCCTACAGAGCCACGGAGAACGACATCTACAAC TTCTTCTCACCTCTGAACCCTGTAAGAGTACACATTGAAATTGGACCAGATGGCAGAGTAACTGGAGAGGCAGATGTCGAATTTGCTACTCATGAGGACGCAGTGGCTGCTATGTCCAAAGACAAAGCAAATATGC AACACAGATATGTAGAACTCTTCCTGAATTCTACAGCAGGAGGAACTGGTGGTGCCTATGGCAGTCAGATGATGGGAGCAATGG TCAAGGAGTCGGAAGGGGTAGTCCAAGATTGGAACACTAGCACATTGCCAG GGAGCCAATCCAGTTACGGTGCTCCAGGCAACCAGCAGCTGAGTGGGGGTTATGGAGGAGGATATGGAGGTCAAAGCAGCATGAGTGGCTATG ACCCCGGGAGCCAGGGCGCCATGAACAGCAGCTACTACAGCAGTGGGAACCGCGCATCCATGGGAGTGAACGGCATGGGCGGCATGTCCAACATGTCCAACATGAGTGGTGGCTGGGGAATGTAA
- the HNRNPH1 gene encoding heterogeneous nuclear ribonucleoprotein H isoform X1: protein MDPCHTEETEGEIPGLGFSDRSEQIVSRGVASAFETATTEAETEQSLTPNVMLNTESSEGYVVKVRGLPWSCSTEEVQRFFSDCKILNGALGIRFIYTREGRPSGEAFAELESEEDVKLALKKDRETMGHRYVEVFKSNNVEMDWVLKHTGPNSPDTANDGFVRLRGLPFGCSKEEIVQFFSGLEIVPNGITLPVDFQGRSTGEAFVQFASQEIAEKALKKHKERIGHRYIEIFKSSRAEVRTHYDPPRKLLAMQRPGPYDRPGLTRGYNSLGRGSSLERMRRGAYGGGYGGYDDYNGYNDGYGFGSDRFGREWTLFSAGMSDHRYGDGSSTFQSTTGHCVHMRGLPYRATENDIYNFFSPLNPVRVHIEIGPDGRVTGEADVEFATHEDAVAAMSKDKANMQHRYVELFLNSTAGGTGGAYGSQMMGAMVKESEGVVQDWNTSTLPAQVLNACCSYASKTDTLLTPSWAGFGDEGMSLETPSLSLSMLNFPWCEQGSQSSYGAPGNQQLSGGYGGGYGGQSSMSGYDPGSQGAMNSSYYSSGNRASMGVNGMGGMSNMSNMSGGWGM, encoded by the exons ATGGACCCTTGTCACACCGAGGAGACCGAGGGCGAGATCCCCGGCTTGG GCTTCAGTGACCGAAGCGAGCAGATTGTTTCACGTGGGGTAGCGTCAGCCTTTGAAACTG CAACCACAGAAGCAGAGACAGAGCAGAGCCTCACCCCCAATGTGATGCTGAACACAGAGAGCAGCGAAGGATATGTGGTGAAAGTCCGGGGGCTGCCTTGGTCTTGCTCCACCGAAGAGGTGCAGAGGTTCTTCTCTG ATTGCAAAATTCTGAATGGGGCTTTGGGTATCCGTTTCATCTACACCAGAGAGGGCAGACCAAGTGGAGAAGCATTTGCTGAACTTGAGTCAGAGGAGGATGTGAAATTGGCCCTGAAAAAAGACAGAGAAACAATGGGACACAGATACGTTGAAG TTTTCAAGTCAAACAACGTTGAAATGGATTGGGTTCTGAAGCATACTGGTCCAAACAGCCCTGATACAGCTAATGATGGTTTTGTACGTCTTAGAGGACTCCCATTTGGCTGTAGTAAAGAAGAAATTGTACAGTTTTTTTCAG GGTTGGAAATCGTGCCAAATGGGATAACATTGCCGGTGGACTTCCAGGGGAGGAGTACGGGGGAGGCCTTCGTGCAGTTTGCTTCACAGGAAATAGCTGAAAAGGCTCTAAAGAAACACAAGGAAAGAATAGGGCACAG GTACATTGAGATCTTCAAGAGTAGCCGAGCAGAAGTGCGCACTCACTACGACCCTCCCCGCAAGCTGTTGGCCATGCAGAGACCTGGTCCGTACGACAGGCCCGGCCTGACGCGCGGATACAACAGTCTGGGTAGAGGAAGTAGCTTGGAGAGAATGAGGCGTGGAGCCTACGGAGGAG GTTATGGAGGTTATGATGACTACAATGGGTATAATGATGGCTATGGGTTTGGTTCTGATAGATTTGGAAGAG AATGGACTCTTTTCTCCGCAGGGATGTCGGACCACAGGTACGGCGACGGATCGTCCACCTTCCAGAGCACGACCGGCCACTGCGTCCACATGCGAGGTCTGCCCTACAGAGCCACGGAGAACGACATCTACAAC TTCTTCTCACCTCTGAACCCTGTAAGAGTACACATTGAAATTGGACCAGATGGCAGAGTAACTGGAGAGGCAGATGTCGAATTTGCTACTCATGAGGACGCAGTGGCTGCTATGTCCAAAGACAAAGCAAATATGC AACACAGATATGTAGAACTCTTCCTGAATTCTACAGCAGGAGGAACTGGTGGTGCCTATGGCAGTCAGATGATGGGAGCAATGG TCAAGGAGTCGGAAGGGGTAGTCCAAGATTGGAACACTAGCACATTGCCAG CACAAGTCTTAAATGCCTGTTGCAGTTATGCCTCTAAGACAGATACCCTCCTGACACCCAGCTGGGCTGGTTTCGGAGATGAAG GGATGTCTTTAGAAACCCCATCACTTTCCTTGAGCATGTTAAACTTCCCTTGGTGTGAGCAAG GGAGCCAATCCAGTTACGGTGCTCCAGGCAACCAGCAGCTGAGTGGGGGTTATGGAGGAGGATATGGAGGTCAAAGCAGCATGAGTGGCTATG ACCCCGGGAGCCAGGGCGCCATGAACAGCAGCTACTACAGCAGTGGGAACCGCGCATCCATGGGAGTGAACGGCATGGGCGGCATGTCCAACATGTCCAACATGAGTGGTGGCTGGGGAATGTAA
- the HNRNPH1 gene encoding heterogeneous nuclear ribonucleoprotein H isoform X14 has product MDPCHTEETEGEIPGLATTEAETEQSLTPNVMLNTESSEGYVVKVRGLPWSCSTEEVQRFFSDCKILNGALGIRFIYTREGRPSGEAFAELESEEDVKLALKKDRETMGHRYVEVFKSNNVEMDWVLKHTGPNSPDTANDGFVRLRGLPFGCSKEEIVQFFSGLEIVPNGITLPVDFQGRSTGEAFVQFASQEIAEKALKKHKERIGHRYIEIFKSSRAEVRTHYDPPRKLLAMQRPGPYDRPGLTRGYNSLGRGSSLERMRRGAYGGGYGGYDDYNGYNDGYGFGSDRFGRGMSDHRYGDGSSTFQSTTGHCVHMRGLPYRATENDIYNFFSPLNPVRVHIEIGPDGRVTGEADVEFATHEDAVAAMSKDKANMQHRYVELFLNSTAGGTGGAYGSQMMGAMVKESEGVVQDWNTSTLPGSQSSYGAPGNQQLSGGYGGGYGGQSSMSGYDPGSQGAMNSSYYSSGNRASMGVNGMGGMSNMSNMSGGWGM; this is encoded by the exons ATGGACCCTTGTCACACCGAGGAGACCGAGGGCGAGATCCCCGGCTTGG CAACCACAGAAGCAGAGACAGAGCAGAGCCTCACCCCCAATGTGATGCTGAACACAGAGAGCAGCGAAGGATATGTGGTGAAAGTCCGGGGGCTGCCTTGGTCTTGCTCCACCGAAGAGGTGCAGAGGTTCTTCTCTG ATTGCAAAATTCTGAATGGGGCTTTGGGTATCCGTTTCATCTACACCAGAGAGGGCAGACCAAGTGGAGAAGCATTTGCTGAACTTGAGTCAGAGGAGGATGTGAAATTGGCCCTGAAAAAAGACAGAGAAACAATGGGACACAGATACGTTGAAG TTTTCAAGTCAAACAACGTTGAAATGGATTGGGTTCTGAAGCATACTGGTCCAAACAGCCCTGATACAGCTAATGATGGTTTTGTACGTCTTAGAGGACTCCCATTTGGCTGTAGTAAAGAAGAAATTGTACAGTTTTTTTCAG GGTTGGAAATCGTGCCAAATGGGATAACATTGCCGGTGGACTTCCAGGGGAGGAGTACGGGGGAGGCCTTCGTGCAGTTTGCTTCACAGGAAATAGCTGAAAAGGCTCTAAAGAAACACAAGGAAAGAATAGGGCACAG GTACATTGAGATCTTCAAGAGTAGCCGAGCAGAAGTGCGCACTCACTACGACCCTCCCCGCAAGCTGTTGGCCATGCAGAGACCTGGTCCGTACGACAGGCCCGGCCTGACGCGCGGATACAACAGTCTGGGTAGAGGAAGTAGCTTGGAGAGAATGAGGCGTGGAGCCTACGGAGGAG GTTATGGAGGTTATGATGACTACAATGGGTATAATGATGGCTATGGGTTTGGTTCTGATAGATTTGGAAGAG GGATGTCGGACCACAGGTACGGCGACGGATCGTCCACCTTCCAGAGCACGACCGGCCACTGCGTCCACATGCGAGGTCTGCCCTACAGAGCCACGGAGAACGACATCTACAAC TTCTTCTCACCTCTGAACCCTGTAAGAGTACACATTGAAATTGGACCAGATGGCAGAGTAACTGGAGAGGCAGATGTCGAATTTGCTACTCATGAGGACGCAGTGGCTGCTATGTCCAAAGACAAAGCAAATATGC AACACAGATATGTAGAACTCTTCCTGAATTCTACAGCAGGAGGAACTGGTGGTGCCTATGGCAGTCAGATGATGGGAGCAATGG TCAAGGAGTCGGAAGGGGTAGTCCAAGATTGGAACACTAGCACATTGCCAG GGAGCCAATCCAGTTACGGTGCTCCAGGCAACCAGCAGCTGAGTGGGGGTTATGGAGGAGGATATGGAGGTCAAAGCAGCATGAGTGGCTATG ACCCCGGGAGCCAGGGCGCCATGAACAGCAGCTACTACAGCAGTGGGAACCGCGCATCCATGGGAGTGAACGGCATGGGCGGCATGTCCAACATGTCCAACATGAGTGGTGGCTGGGGAATGTAA
- the HNRNPH1 gene encoding heterogeneous nuclear ribonucleoprotein H isoform X13, with protein MDPCHTEETEGEIPGLATTEAETEQSLTPNVMLNTESSEGYVVKVRGLPWSCSTEEVQRFFSDCKILNGALGIRFIYTREGRPSGEAFAELESEEDVKLALKKDRETMGHRYVEVFKSNNVEMDWVLKHTGPNSPDTANDGFVRLRGLPFGCSKEEIVQFFSGLEIVPNGITLPVDFQGRSTGEAFVQFASQEIAEKALKKHKERIGHRYIEIFKSSRAEVRTHYDPPRKLLAMQRPGPYDRPGLTRGYNSLGRGSSLERMRRGAYGGGYGGYDDYNGYNDGYGFGSDRFGREWTLFSAGMSDHRYGDGSSTFQSTTGHCVHMRGLPYRATENDIYNFFSPLNPVRVHIEIGPDGRVTGEADVEFATHEDAVAAMSKDKANMQHRYVELFLNSTAGGTGGAYGSQMMGAMVKESEGVVQDWNTSTLPGSQSSYGAPGNQQLSGGYGGGYGGQSSMSGYDPGSQGAMNSSYYSSGNRASMGVNGMGGMSNMSNMSGGWGM; from the exons ATGGACCCTTGTCACACCGAGGAGACCGAGGGCGAGATCCCCGGCTTGG CAACCACAGAAGCAGAGACAGAGCAGAGCCTCACCCCCAATGTGATGCTGAACACAGAGAGCAGCGAAGGATATGTGGTGAAAGTCCGGGGGCTGCCTTGGTCTTGCTCCACCGAAGAGGTGCAGAGGTTCTTCTCTG ATTGCAAAATTCTGAATGGGGCTTTGGGTATCCGTTTCATCTACACCAGAGAGGGCAGACCAAGTGGAGAAGCATTTGCTGAACTTGAGTCAGAGGAGGATGTGAAATTGGCCCTGAAAAAAGACAGAGAAACAATGGGACACAGATACGTTGAAG TTTTCAAGTCAAACAACGTTGAAATGGATTGGGTTCTGAAGCATACTGGTCCAAACAGCCCTGATACAGCTAATGATGGTTTTGTACGTCTTAGAGGACTCCCATTTGGCTGTAGTAAAGAAGAAATTGTACAGTTTTTTTCAG GGTTGGAAATCGTGCCAAATGGGATAACATTGCCGGTGGACTTCCAGGGGAGGAGTACGGGGGAGGCCTTCGTGCAGTTTGCTTCACAGGAAATAGCTGAAAAGGCTCTAAAGAAACACAAGGAAAGAATAGGGCACAG GTACATTGAGATCTTCAAGAGTAGCCGAGCAGAAGTGCGCACTCACTACGACCCTCCCCGCAAGCTGTTGGCCATGCAGAGACCTGGTCCGTACGACAGGCCCGGCCTGACGCGCGGATACAACAGTCTGGGTAGAGGAAGTAGCTTGGAGAGAATGAGGCGTGGAGCCTACGGAGGAG GTTATGGAGGTTATGATGACTACAATGGGTATAATGATGGCTATGGGTTTGGTTCTGATAGATTTGGAAGAG AATGGACTCTTTTCTCCGCAGGGATGTCGGACCACAGGTACGGCGACGGATCGTCCACCTTCCAGAGCACGACCGGCCACTGCGTCCACATGCGAGGTCTGCCCTACAGAGCCACGGAGAACGACATCTACAAC TTCTTCTCACCTCTGAACCCTGTAAGAGTACACATTGAAATTGGACCAGATGGCAGAGTAACTGGAGAGGCAGATGTCGAATTTGCTACTCATGAGGACGCAGTGGCTGCTATGTCCAAAGACAAAGCAAATATGC AACACAGATATGTAGAACTCTTCCTGAATTCTACAGCAGGAGGAACTGGTGGTGCCTATGGCAGTCAGATGATGGGAGCAATGG TCAAGGAGTCGGAAGGGGTAGTCCAAGATTGGAACACTAGCACATTGCCAG GGAGCCAATCCAGTTACGGTGCTCCAGGCAACCAGCAGCTGAGTGGGGGTTATGGAGGAGGATATGGAGGTCAAAGCAGCATGAGTGGCTATG ACCCCGGGAGCCAGGGCGCCATGAACAGCAGCTACTACAGCAGTGGGAACCGCGCATCCATGGGAGTGAACGGCATGGGCGGCATGTCCAACATGTCCAACATGAGTGGTGGCTGGGGAATGTAA